In a single window of the Gossypium hirsutum isolate 1008001.06 chromosome D02, Gossypium_hirsutum_v2.1, whole genome shotgun sequence genome:
- the LOC107908240 gene encoding uncharacterized protein isoform X2, which translates to MANPDLTVVVLNLSPTVTLGDLNAYFSNCGHVEKIKLLSANRDRSLSALVTFRQPYAYQTALLLNNANFAGQPIRILPKKDAADPPVSYRTIPIVTENNKTGGNMPGLRAAVEAIALEGVEKLNQARDELNHKLKLTENSRVVMDKTRLAVCAADQAIYAAEEAAKDVAKRIKNTDYVAVGATWLSGVLQKTSKLVLELGHRKGCSPNSRDRI; encoded by the exons ATGGCTAATCCTGATTTGACTGTAGTGGTTCTCAACCTGTCTCCTACAGTCACCCTTGGAGACCTCAATGCATATTTCTCTAACTGTGGCCATGTCGAGAAAATCAAGCTTTTGAG TGCGAATAGAGACCGATCACTGTCAGCTCTGGTAACCTTTAGGCAGCCATATGCTTATCAAACAGCTCTTCTCCTTAAC AATGCTAATTTTGCAGGCCAACCAATTCGAATTCTGCCAAAGAAGGATGCAGCAGATCCTCCAGTCTCATATAGAACAATTCCTATTGTTACTGAG AACAACAAGACAGGAGGAAACATGCCGGGATTGCGAGCTGCAGTTGAGGCGATAGCTTTAGAAGGGGTTGAGAAATTGAACCAGGCAAGAGATGAACTGAATCACAAGCTCAAATTAACAGAAAACAGTAGAGTGGTAATGGACAAAACCAGGTTAGCAGTGTGTGCTGCTGATCAGGCGATTTATGCAGCTGAGGAAGCAGCAAAAGACGTGGCAAAGAGGATCAAGAATACTGATTATGTTGCAGTAGGTGCTACATGGTTATCGGGTGTGCTTCAAAAAACATCCAAGCTTGTCTTAGAGCTTGGCCATAGGAAGGGTTGTAGTCCCAACTCTAGGGATCGTATATGA
- the LOC107908240 gene encoding protein vip1 isoform X1, producing the protein MANPDLTVVVLNLSPTVTLGDLNAYFSNCGHVEKIKLLSANRDRSLSALVTFRQPYAYQTALLLNNANFAGQPIRILPKKDAADPPVSYRTIPIVTEKSKHDVQNNKTGGNMPGLRAAVEAIALEGVEKLNQARDELNHKLKLTENSRVVMDKTRLAVCAADQAIYAAEEAAKDVAKRIKNTDYVAVGATWLSGVLQKTSKLVLELGHRKGCSPNSRDRI; encoded by the exons ATGGCTAATCCTGATTTGACTGTAGTGGTTCTCAACCTGTCTCCTACAGTCACCCTTGGAGACCTCAATGCATATTTCTCTAACTGTGGCCATGTCGAGAAAATCAAGCTTTTGAG TGCGAATAGAGACCGATCACTGTCAGCTCTGGTAACCTTTAGGCAGCCATATGCTTATCAAACAGCTCTTCTCCTTAAC AATGCTAATTTTGCAGGCCAACCAATTCGAATTCTGCCAAAGAAGGATGCAGCAGATCCTCCAGTCTCATATAGAACAATTCCTATTGTTACTGAG AAAAGCAAGCACGATGTGCAGAACAACAAGACAGGAGGAAACATGCCGGGATTGCGAGCTGCAGTTGAGGCGATAGCTTTAGAAGGGGTTGAGAAATTGAACCAGGCAAGAGATGAACTGAATCACAAGCTCAAATTAACAGAAAACAGTAGAGTGGTAATGGACAAAACCAGGTTAGCAGTGTGTGCTGCTGATCAGGCGATTTATGCAGCTGAGGAAGCAGCAAAAGACGTGGCAAAGAGGATCAAGAATACTGATTATGTTGCAGTAGGTGCTACATGGTTATCGGGTGTGCTTCAAAAAACATCCAAGCTTGTCTTAGAGCTTGGCCATAGGAAGGGTTGTAGTCCCAACTCTAGGGATCGTATATGA